In Caldicellulosiruptor obsidiansis OB47, a single window of DNA contains:
- a CDS encoding IS200/IS605 family accessory protein TnpB-related protein: MITVQTKLIFEGSEDKQKVLDLMRRWSSCMRYAYKRLLEGHKRNELKKQLQGIFNLNSRYVDDAIMKAKSILTSCKERGENPKKVVFGGRQLFEKLQKRHINGKAYKKLQLKWQEKRKGNLYSRGDRSKKGNLNTRIEIDEDCTRLRINVGEREYVYARIQPGWKIKDGRYIDRNQLLEAISICGQPYSVQLKLKSGVVYAYFAIEEVFPQPAITRANGVIGIDTNAYPRHVAWVETDEHGQLLGYGRIPMPELESGSFEKKEYYRWQYAHMIVQMAKEKQKAIVIESLSIKDRGRREDFSGRRSRRIRHYFGYRSLLEKVKLLAKREGIEVIEVNPAYTSVIGMLKYAPQFMVSKDVASSYVIARRGLGLRDRIPHNYMMFLGRLDVNELEELKEYVRKVVKNTYVRKKQLREIGRVIKFLQSLESETERLSVPLDGTSTGSRGKNHNLWQVLRVAVVTPLSPERVLRDLSVLKSLLVSGQVGKTYKGASSCFLGQGLWLSQIPPAGAGKA; the protein is encoded by the coding sequence ATGATAACAGTTCAGACCAAGCTAATTTTTGAGGGCAGTGAAGATAAGCAGAAGGTATTAGACCTTATGAGAAGATGGTCCTCTTGTATGAGGTATGCATATAAGAGGCTTCTGGAAGGGCATAAAAGGAATGAACTCAAAAAGCAGCTGCAGGGGATTTTCAATCTTAATTCTCGATACGTTGATGATGCGATAATGAAAGCAAAAAGCATTTTGACCTCATGCAAAGAAAGAGGAGAAAATCCCAAGAAGGTTGTTTTTGGTGGCAGGCAGCTTTTTGAAAAACTCCAGAAGAGGCACATAAACGGTAAAGCGTACAAGAAACTTCAACTTAAGTGGCAGGAGAAGAGGAAAGGGAATCTGTACTCAAGAGGAGACAGGAGCAAGAAGGGGAATCTCAACACAAGGATTGAGATAGATGAAGATTGTACAAGACTTAGAATCAACGTAGGAGAAAGGGAGTACGTATATGCGAGAATACAGCCCGGATGGAAGATAAAAGATGGGAGGTATATTGATAGGAATCAACTTCTTGAGGCGATAAGTATTTGTGGACAGCCATATTCTGTCCAGCTGAAACTTAAAAGTGGTGTAGTATATGCCTACTTTGCTATTGAAGAAGTTTTTCCTCAGCCTGCGATAACGAGAGCGAATGGAGTTATAGGGATAGACACGAACGCATATCCGAGGCACGTGGCATGGGTAGAAACAGATGAGCATGGACAGCTTCTGGGATATGGCAGAATACCAATGCCAGAACTTGAGAGCGGGAGTTTTGAGAAAAAGGAGTATTACAGGTGGCAGTATGCACACATGATAGTACAGATGGCGAAAGAGAAGCAAAAAGCCATAGTGATTGAGAGCCTTAGCATAAAAGACAGGGGAAGAAGAGAAGATTTTTCAGGTAGAAGATCAAGACGAATAAGGCATTACTTTGGGTACAGATCACTTCTGGAGAAGGTAAAACTTTTAGCAAAGCGAGAAGGGATAGAGGTTATAGAAGTAAACCCTGCATATACTTCGGTAATAGGGATGCTGAAGTATGCACCGCAGTTTATGGTGAGCAAGGATGTTGCTAGCTCGTACGTGATAGCTCGAAGAGGGCTTGGCTTGAGAGACAGAATACCGCACAACTATATGATGTTTCTCGGTAGACTTGATGTAAACGAACTGGAGGAACTGAAGGAGTACGTAAGGAAGGTAGTTAAGAACACATACGTTAGGAAAAAGCAACTCAGAGAGATAGGTAGAGTGATAAAGTTTTTACAAAGCCTTGAGAGTGAGACAGAGAGACTATCTGTACCACTGGATGGAACAAGTACAGGTAGTCGTGGCAAAAACCACAATCTCTGGCAAGTTCTCAGGGTAGCGGTGGTGACTCCACTCTCTCCTGAGAGGGTTTTAAGAGACCTCTCTGTCCTGAAATCGCTTTTGGTTTCGGGGCAAGTGGGGAAGACCTATAAAGGCGCAAGTTCCTGTTTCTTGGGACAGGGGCTATGGCTTTCCCAAATACCGCCTGCTGGGGCTGGGAAAGCCTGA
- a CDS encoding bacteriohemerythrin: MPQIEWLDQYSVGVESIDNQHKELFERVNRLLNACAQGEGKKVLPEVLDFLGDYVVFHFSTEEKYMKEYLYPDYLTHKKEHDSFVETYKKFREEIEKEGAGVAAVIKTNKLIVDWLKNHILGTDRKLGVFLKERKIQTE; this comes from the coding sequence ATGCCACAAATAGAATGGCTTGATCAGTACTCTGTTGGAGTTGAGTCTATAGACAACCAGCACAAAGAGCTTTTTGAGAGAGTAAACAGGCTTTTGAATGCTTGTGCTCAGGGTGAAGGTAAGAAAGTTTTGCCAGAAGTTTTAGACTTTTTAGGTGATTATGTTGTTTTTCATTTTTCAACTGAAGAAAAGTACATGAAAGAGTATTTGTATCCAGATTATTTAACTCATAAGAAAGAACACGACAGCTTTGTTGAAACCTACAAAAAGTTTCGAGAGGAGATAGAGAAAGAAGGAGCAGGAGTTGCTGCAGTTATAAAGACAAACAAACTTATTGTTGACTGGCTTAAAAATCATATCCTTGGAACAGATAGAAAACTTGGGGTTTTTTTAAAAGAAAGAAAAATACAAACGGAGTAA
- the rlmD gene encoding 23S rRNA (uracil(1939)-C(5))-methyltransferase RlmD, with product MKIDTLNHQAQGIARIGGFVVFVDNVLVDEVVKIKIEEVKKEYARAKLIKILEKSPHRKQPECPYYYLCGGCHLMHAKYQYQLSLKKLLVEDAFRRIGKLNPRINDVIGMEKPFRYRNKTALPVGEDYKNPQIGFYKKMTHDIVDIDYCLIQHEVCDDVIKGMKDLIRKYNIEVYSEKKHQGVLRHIVVRNSFAFNEMMLILVCTKVPEDLENIKKDILNKFPNIKSLYVNLNPKRTNVILGEEDILIWGSNTIKDKIGNLIFEISPKSFFQVNSIQTELLYNQVVKYLRNIDAEVVFDVYSGIGTISMFVAPFCKKVYSIEIVEDAVEDAKKSSKNNGISNIEFICANAEIEIPKLMEKGIIPQVVILDPPRSGCEKALLESLIKQKIPNIIYVSCNPSTLARDSSILCSNGYEIVEVQPVDMFPQTFHVECVVLMSRVDK from the coding sequence GTGAAAATTGACACGCTCAATCACCAGGCACAGGGCATTGCAAGAATTGGTGGATTTGTGGTGTTTGTTGACAATGTTCTTGTGGATGAGGTTGTAAAGATCAAAATAGAAGAAGTAAAAAAAGAATATGCCAGAGCAAAATTGATAAAAATTTTAGAAAAAAGTCCCCATAGAAAACAGCCAGAATGTCCTTATTATTACTTATGTGGTGGATGTCATTTGATGCATGCAAAATATCAGTATCAATTGAGTCTTAAAAAGCTTCTTGTTGAGGATGCTTTTAGACGAATAGGGAAACTAAACCCCAGGATAAATGATGTAATTGGAATGGAAAAGCCTTTTAGATACAGAAACAAAACTGCACTTCCAGTAGGTGAAGATTATAAAAATCCTCAAATAGGATTTTATAAAAAGATGACACATGACATTGTTGATATAGATTACTGTCTTATTCAGCATGAGGTTTGCGATGACGTAATAAAAGGTATGAAAGATCTGATCCGAAAGTACAATATTGAGGTGTATAGCGAAAAAAAGCATCAGGGAGTTTTGAGACACATTGTTGTTAGAAACTCATTTGCATTTAATGAGATGATGCTCATTCTTGTTTGTACAAAAGTACCTGAGGATTTGGAGAATATTAAAAAAGATATTTTAAACAAGTTTCCAAACATTAAATCACTTTATGTAAACTTGAATCCTAAAAGGACAAATGTAATATTGGGTGAGGAAGATATATTGATCTGGGGAAGTAACACAATAAAAGATAAGATAGGGAATTTAATATTTGAGATTTCTCCAAAATCATTTTTTCAGGTAAATTCTATTCAAACAGAGCTACTTTACAATCAGGTAGTGAAATATCTAAGGAATATTGATGCAGAAGTTGTGTTTGATGTATACTCTGGAATAGGTACCATTTCGATGTTTGTCGCTCCTTTTTGTAAAAAAGTATACTCCATAGAGATTGTTGAAGATGCAGTTGAAGATGCAAAAAAGAGCAGCAAAAACAATGGTATATCAAATATTGAGTTTATATGTGCAAATGCTGAGATTGAAATTCCAAAGCTTATGGAAAAAGGAATTATACCTCAGGTTGTGATACTTGACCCTCCTCGAAGTGGATGTGAAAAAGCTCTCTTAGAAAGCTTGATAAAGCAGAAGATTCCAAACATAATTTATGTATCTTGCAATCCATCAACACTTGCAAGGGATAGCAGTATTCTTTGTTCAAATGGTTATGAAATTGTGGAAGTTCAGCCTGTTGATATGTTTCCACAGACATTTCATGTAGAGTGCGTGGTGTTGATGTCAAGGGTGGATAAATAG
- a CDS encoding glycosyltransferase family 2 protein, producing MKQIMLWFSWFVSYYVLVLNTIYAVLILISLFGIVSYWRNKIKGRIVEIVSSDFAPPVSLLVPAYNEEETIAKSVKSFLQIDYPEYEVVVINDGSKDGTMDVLKSEFELYIVDRKFRKVLPTKDIKAIYYSKKYSNLIVVDKENGGKADALNAGINVCTYPYVCSLDADSILERDSIAKVMQPFFDNPDEVVVTTGIVRIVNGCKLDTFGNIQELHLPKSAIAKFQIIEYLRAFLGARKGLSMIGSLVIASGAFAAFNKNAIVKVGGFSHKTVGEDMEVVVKLRKNSYKEGGHGKVEFVPDPIVWTQCPESIQDLSKQRRRWQRCLCQVLFMHKDLLFNPRYRMLGLFAMPYQFIFELLGPFVEIMGYIFIPFAYFTHIINLEVALFFFVVEILYGIVISILAVLLGEFSEKKYEEWREFGLLVLFAILENFGYRQMTVLFRIIGTFEAILNKKGWAKPERKKL from the coding sequence ATGAAACAGATTATGTTGTGGTTTTCATGGTTTGTATCGTATTATGTCTTGGTTTTAAATACCATTTATGCAGTTTTGATTTTAATATCTCTTTTTGGCATTGTAAGTTACTGGAGAAACAAAATAAAAGGAAGGATTGTTGAGATTGTTTCATCTGATTTTGCACCACCTGTATCACTGCTTGTTCCAGCATATAACGAAGAAGAAACAATAGCAAAATCTGTAAAGTCATTTCTACAAATAGACTATCCAGAGTATGAAGTAGTTGTGATTAATGATGGTTCAAAAGATGGGACCATGGATGTATTAAAAAGTGAATTTGAACTTTACATTGTAGATAGAAAATTTAGGAAGGTTCTTCCTACAAAAGATATAAAGGCTATATATTATTCTAAAAAATATTCAAATTTGATTGTAGTTGATAAAGAAAACGGGGGTAAGGCTGATGCCCTCAATGCGGGTATAAATGTATGTACATATCCATATGTTTGTTCGCTTGACGCTGACTCGATTTTAGAAAGAGATTCAATAGCAAAGGTTATGCAACCGTTCTTTGATAACCCAGATGAAGTTGTTGTAACAACAGGTATTGTTAGAATAGTAAATGGATGTAAATTAGATACGTTTGGTAACATTCAGGAACTACATCTTCCAAAGTCGGCTATAGCAAAGTTTCAAATAATAGAATATCTAAGAGCTTTTTTAGGCGCAAGAAAAGGACTTTCTATGATAGGGAGTCTTGTCATTGCTTCAGGTGCATTTGCAGCATTTAACAAAAATGCTATTGTAAAAGTTGGGGGATTTTCTCATAAGACTGTTGGAGAAGATATGGAAGTTGTCGTAAAACTCAGAAAAAATTCATACAAAGAAGGTGGGCATGGCAAAGTTGAGTTTGTGCCAGACCCTATTGTTTGGACACAATGTCCAGAGAGTATACAAGACCTGTCAAAACAACGCAGAAGATGGCAAAGATGTCTTTGCCAGGTACTTTTTATGCACAAAGACCTTTTGTTCAACCCTCGATATAGGATGTTAGGGCTCTTTGCTATGCCGTATCAATTTATATTTGAGCTATTAGGTCCATTTGTGGAGATTATGGGATATATCTTTATACCTTTTGCATATTTTACACATATAATTAATTTAGAAGTTGCGTTGTTTTTCTTTGTAGTGGAAATATTATATGGTATTGTTATTTCTATTTTAGCAGTTCTGCTTGGAGAGTTTTCTGAGAAAAAATACGAAGAGTGGAGAGAGTTTGGCTTGCTTGTGTTATTTGCTATATTAGAAAATTTTGGTTACAGACAAATGACAGTATTATTTAGAATTATCGGTACATTTGAAGCTATACTAAACAAAAAGGGATGGGCAAAGCCTGAGAGAAAAAAACTGTAA